From the genome of Nicotiana sylvestris chromosome 2, ASM39365v2, whole genome shotgun sequence, one region includes:
- the LOC138884992 gene encoding uncharacterized protein, producing the protein MDAPKKERSLALRIDEGANMEDDEMAMITRDFKKYLMRGNGRGTTFNKPMAHEKKTNKGCYKCGKTDHMIKNCPQWKIEWKKERAERRNRKKEQVQPKRNKGSTKSMVATWRETSNEDSEDEAGDEQALMAIRESDDEH; encoded by the coding sequence atggatgcacccaagaaggagaggagtctggctctcagaatagaTGAAGGTGCAAAtatggaggatgatgaaatggccatgatcacaagggatttcaaaaagtacttAATGAGAGGAAATggaagaggtacaaccttcaacaaaccaatgGCTCATGAGAAAAAGACCAACAAGGGTTGTTACAAATGTggcaagactgatcacatgatcaagaactgtcctcagtggaaaattgaatggaagaaggaaagggctgaacgaaggaataggaagaaggaacaggttcaacccaaaaggaacaaaggatcaacaaagtcTATGGTTGCTACTTGGCGAGAAACATCaaatgaggattcagaagatgaagctggagatgaacaagcacttatggccatcagagaatcagatgatgaacattAG